TGTGCGCGAGCTGGCCAACCTGATCGAGCGGATGGCGATCATGCATCCCTATGGCGTGATCGGCGTGCATGACCTGCCGAAGAAGTACCGCTACGACGACAGCGAGGTCGAGACCTTCCTGCCCGAGGGTGAACCTCGGCCAATTCCTCAGGCGCTGCCCGTCATGGCGCAGCCGCTCTCCACACCGCCACAGCAGCAGGACGAAGCGCTGCCGCGCGAACTCAAGCTGCCGCTCAACGGTGTCGACCTGCGCGAGTACATCAGCCATCTGGAGACGACGCTGATCCAGCAGTCGCTCGACTACAACAACGGTGTGGTGGCGCGCGCCGCCGAGCAGTTGCACCTGCGCCGCACCACGCTGGTCGAGAAGATGCGCAAGTACGGCATGCAGCGCAAGGAGTGGGAGTAGCCGTCAACAATCCGGCTTGTGTTTTTATCTTGTTGAATAAAAAGAAAAATAAAATAGGCATGGCGGTTGCATTTTCAGGGAACAGTGCCGCAGCGCGACGAATTTCCGCCGCGCTGCCCTCCCTGAACTCACGGAATGGTGACCGATGCCCATGCTGCACCCTGTTCCCTTCGCGCCTCAGACAACGCTTCACTGGCCTGAAAGTGTCGGCCTGAGCGCACACCCGCCCGCTGCGTCCGGTGCCTATCGGGCACTGAGCGAACGGGTCAACCAACTGCGTGATGAGCTGGCCAGCGAGAGTGCCGAGCGACGGCATGAACTGGCACAGAAGGAACGGCTGGCCGACCGGCACGAGGCGCTGCTGCGGCTGTTGCCGGGTGGTGTGGTGGTGCTCGATGAGCGCGGCATCGTCACCGAGTGCAATCCGGCCGCGATCGAGCTGCTGGGCGAACCGTTGCTCGGAGCGCGCTGGTCGACAGTGATCGAGCGCTGTTTCGCACCGCAGGCCGGTGATGGCCATGAGGTCTCGCTGAAGGATGGCCGGCTGATCGCACTGGCCACCCGCTCGCTGGAGGGGGAGCATGGGCAGTTGATCCTGCTGACCGATCAGAGCGAAACCCGCGCACTACAGCGCCGTCTGCACCGCGATGAACGGCTGGTCAGTCTCGGCAGGATGATGGCGGCGCTGGCCCATCAACTGCGAACGCCGCTGGCGGCCGCGATGCTCTACAGCGACCAGTTGCGCAGCGAACGGCTGTCGGCCGAGCGGCGCGACCGTGCAGTGCAGCGGCTGACCGAGCGGTTGCAGCACATGGAGGAGCAGATTCGGCAGATGACGGTGTTCATCAAGGGTGAGGTGACCCTGACCGAGCAGATCACCCTGGCGCAGCTGCTGGAGCAGATCGAGCGCAGCGCCGAGGTGGCGGTCACGGCGGCCGGTGCCCGCATTGACTACCTGCTGGAGGCACCGCCGGCGCTGCTGCGCTGCAACCAGGCGGTGCTGGTCGGTGCGGTGGTCAATCTGATCAACAATGCGTTGCAGGCGGCCACTGCGCAGCCCCGGTTGCGGGTGGCTGTGACGCGGCTCGATGCCGAGCACATCGCCATCCGCGTCGATGACAACGGCCCTGGACTGCATGGCCGCGAGCAGGCGGCGCTCGGTGAGTTCTACACCACCAAGAGCAGCGGCACCGGCCTCGGTCTGCCGGTGGTGCTGGCGGTGGCGCGCGCCCACCATGGCGACTTTCTGCTCACCGACCTGCCGGGCCTGCAAGGGCGTGACCCGGGCGGTGCCCGTGCCGAGCTGCGGCTGCCGGTCGTGCAGTGGCTGACCTGAGCCATGCACCGCACCCTCCAACCCGCAATCCGGGAGCCGAACCCATGATGAACCGGACAACCATTCTGGTGATCGAGGATGACCTCGATCTGGCCGAGGCCTTGACCGAAACCCTGGAGCTGGCCGGTTTCGATGCCTGCAGCGTCAATTCGGGCGAGGCGGCGCTGGCGCGGCTCGAACAGATCGAGCCCGGCCTGCTGCTGTGTGACGTCAACATGCCCGGCATGGATGGCCATCAGCTGTTGCAACAGGTCAAGGGCAGCCGACCGATGTTGCCGGTGGTGCTGATGACCGCCTACGGCTCGATCGAAAAGGCGGTGCAGGCGATGCGGCAGGATGCGGCCGACTATCTGGTCAAACCCTTCAGCAGCGAGCGGCTGATCGAAACGGTGCGGCGCCATCTACCAGCGACCTCGATCGACGAGCATGATCCGCTGGCCGAGGCCGCCAGCAGTCGACGCCTGCTGGCGCTGGCGCAGCGGGTGGCACAGAGCGATTCGAATGTGCTGATCTGTGGCGAGAGCGGCACCGGCAAGGAGGAGCTGGCCCGTTTCATCCACCGCCACTCGCCCCGTGCCAGCCAGCCCTTCGTCGCGATCAACTGCGCCGCCATTCCCGAGAACATGCTCGAAGCGACGCTGTTCGGCCATGAGAAGGGCGCCTTCACCGGCGCCTACCAGAGCCAGCCAGGCAAATTCGAGCAGGCCAACGGTGGCA
This window of the Pseudomonadales bacterium genome carries:
- a CDS encoding PAS domain-containing protein, encoding MLHPVPFAPQTTLHWPESVGLSAHPPAASGAYRALSERVNQLRDELASESAERRHELAQKERLADRHEALLRLLPGGVVVLDERGIVTECNPAAIELLGEPLLGARWSTVIERCFAPQAGDGHEVSLKDGRLIALATRSLEGEHGQLILLTDQSETRALQRRLHRDERLVSLGRMMAALAHQLRTPLAAAMLYSDQLRSERLSAERRDRAVQRLTERLQHMEEQIRQMTVFIKGEVTLTEQITLAQLLEQIERSAEVAVTAAGARIDYLLEAPPALLRCNQAVLVGAVVNLINNALQAATAQPRLRVAVTRLDAEHIAIRVDDNGPGLHGREQAALGEFYTTKSSGTGLGLPVVLAVARAHHGDFLLTDLPGLQGRDPGGARAELRLPVVQWLT